The DNA segment TCATCCCGCCTTGGCGGCCTTCTTCTCCACGGCGGCCCAGTCTTTGACGCGAAGCTCGATGCTGGCAAGGCCATTGTAGGTGTCCAGACGCGGCGTGAAGGCCAGGGTCAGCTTGCGACCCGTGACGTCGGCCCCGATCTCCTCGGCCATGCGCCAGGCCTTGGCGCGCAGCGTCACGGCGGCGTCGGGGTCGCGCACTTCAAGAATCACGTGGTTGGCCCCGAACACGCGGCGGCCTTTCACGTCCAGGGGCGGCGAGCTGAACACGGGTTCGGGGTTGCCGCAGCCGAAGGGTCCGAGCAGCGTAAGCTCCTTGAGGAGTTCCTGATGAATGTCCTTGAAGGAGAGCTCGCCGTCGAGGCGCAGCGTGGGGGAAGGGGAGGTCGTGCCCAGTTGTTCGGCCACGGCTTTCAGGAAGTCGGCGCGCAGGGCGTCGAGGTTTTCGGGCGCGAGACTTAACCCCGCTGCCTGATGATGCCCGCCGAAACCGAGCAGATGCTCCTGGCAGGCGGAAAGGGCGGCGTGCAGGTCCACCTCGGGGATGGAGCGCCCGGAGCCCTTGAGCTTGCCGTTGTCCGCCGTAATGATGAGCGTTGGCCGATAGTGGGCGTCCACCACGCGCGAGGCCACGATGCCGATGACGCCTTGGTGCCAGTGCGGCGCGTGCAGCACCATGGCGGGGTTGCCGGACTGGGCCTGCGCCTGGGTCAGAGCCTCGCCGGAGATGGCGTCCTCCTCGGCGCGGCGCTGGACGTTCAGCTCGTCGAGGGCCTTGGCCAGGGGGCGCGCGGTGTCCAGATCGGGTGCCAGGAGCAGGGCCAGGGCCTCCTCGGCGCGGTTCAGGCGTCCTGCGGCGTTTATGCGCGGGGCCAGGCCGAAGGTGACCTGGGTGGCTTCGAGCGGGGCCTTGGGGTAATAGTTCGAGGCTTCCTTCAGGGCGAAGATGCCGGGCCGGGCCGCGTCCGCCAGGAGCAGCAGGCCGTTTTTCACGATGATGCGGTTCTGCCCGGTCAGGCTGACCACGTCCGCCAACGTGCCCATGGCGGCCAGATCCAGGAACTGGCGCACGTCGATATGCTCGCCCGGCAGCATCCGGTTGAGGGCGGCGGCCAGGAAGAAGGCCACGCCGACGCCTGCCAGGTCGCGCCCTTCGTTGTCTGCGAGCTTGGGGTTGGCCAGGGCCACGGCGTCGGGGAGTTCCGGTCCTGGCAGGTGGTGGTCGGTGATGACCAGCGAGAGCCCAAGCTCGCGGGCGCGTTTGGCCTCGGCCACGGCGGTGACGCCGCAGTCCACGGTGAGCACCATGTCCGTGCCGGATTCGGCCAGTTTCTCGAGGCCTGGGATGCTCAGGCCGTAACCCTCGTCCAGGCGTGCTGGGATGTAATGGCCCACGCTGAAGCCGCGCCGAGCGAAGAAATCGGAGAGCAGCGCCGTGGAGGTGACGCCGTCCACGTCGTAGTCGCCCCAGATGGTCAGACGCTTTCCAGAGGTCAGGGCTGCGGCCACGGCCTCGGCTGCCTGGGTGAGGCCGGGGATGTCCCCAGGCGGCATGAGGTGGCGAAGGCCGGGACAGAGAAAGAAGTCCATGGCCTCCGGGGTGGAGAGGCCCCTGTTCCAGAGGAGCTCTGCCAGACGCGGGGAAACGCTCAGGCTGGCGGCCCAGTCTTGCAGTACGGGGGGCGCAGGGGTTGCGGCGCGGGAACGCCAGATTTTTCGCACGAAATACTCCTTGAAGAACTGTCCGCCGATGGCGCGGCCTGGCAGGCCCGCGCAGGCGCGGATTCGGAAAGGGCGTTCGGCAGGGTCGCAGGTTGGCGCGCTAGTGTGGCGTCCTCAAATAAATGCGCATTTATTATGAAGATAATAATTTGGAATTATTATTTTTATCCTTGCAAAACATGTTCATGTTTTTCAAGGACGCGACTCTAGGCGGCGAGCCCGGCGGCGAAGAGGCCCGGATCGTGTTGCAACAGCAGGGCTTTGACCTGTTCCAGCATGTCGGAATCGCTCAGATGAAATTTACCCAGCACGTCCCGCCAGGGACAGTGCACGAAGGCTTCCGGTTCCGCCACCACATGGGCCATGGCGTCGGCCACGCAGAGCACCAGGGCTTCGCGCCGGTGATTGGGCGAATGCATGGGCGCGTGGTGCCAGTTGACCGGCTCGGTGATGTCCTCGGGCAGATTCCAGGCCCCGAGGACCATGGACCCAAGCACCCCATGCTCGATGCCCCAGTAGTCCTCCTCGGCCTCGGAGTAGGACACGCGCTGCTCGCGGGTGAGGGCGTCGATGGCGCGCCAGTCGTCGGAGCGGTGCAACGCGGTGAGCAGCTTGCCCAGGTCGTGCAGCACTCCGGCGGTGAAGAGGTTGTCCGCGTCCACGCTGCCCATGAGCGGCGCCAGATGGCGGGCGATGATGGCCACAGAGAGCTGATGCTGCCAGTAGCCGCTCACGCCGAATTCCTTGGGGAAGTTCTTGTGCTGGGTCAGGGCCTTCACGCCCACGGCCAGCACCAGGGAGCGCACCTCGTTCAGCCCCAGCACGGCGATGGCGCGGGGCACGGTGGTCACCTCCTGCTGCAGGCCGTAAAAGGCGGAGTTGGCCATGGTGAGCACCTTGGCCGTGAGCCCCTGGTCGCGGCTGAGGGTGTCGGCGATCTCCTCCAGGGGCGTGGAGGATGTCTGGCCGGTCTGGCTGTAGAGGGTGGTGAGCAGGGCCGGTGAATAGGGCAGGTCATGCCGGAGTCCGGGCAGGGCGAGGAGAAATTGCTGGCCGTGCTCTTGGCTCATGGACGCTCTCAGGCGGAACCGGGTGAGCCGGGCGTGGATTCCGCAGGCAGCAGGTCGCGCACGCCGGGCAGGTCGATGGAGATCTGGTTCTGGTCCACGAGGTATTTCACGAAGCGCCGGGCTTCGTTCAGCATCGGGTTGAGCGCCAGGGCCTTTTTCAGGTATTCCAGGCACTCGCGGGCTTCCTGCTTGTCGAAGTAGGCCCGGGCGATGTTGTACATGAGGTTCTCATCGGACTCGGTGAGGCTTTCGGCCTTGCGGTAGTAGTCCAGGGACTGGTCGAGCATCTTGTTCTTGCGCAGGCTGATGCCGAAATCGTTGAAGAGGTGCTTGTGCTCGGGCTGGAAGGCCGCGTCCAGGCGCACCAGGCGCTCGAAGATGTCGTTGGCCTTGTGGGCTTCGCCCCGGTCCAGGTAGGTCAGGCCCAGGCCGAAGTTGGCCTTGACGTTTTCCTCGTCCACCTTGAGGGCCTGGTTGAACTCCATCTCCGCGCTGAACACCTCGCCCTTCTCGCGGTGGCGTTCGCCCTTCTGGATGGTGCGGCTCAGCTCCTGGAGCTTGGGATACACCGTGGAGATGTAAAACTCTGGTTCCGGCGCAAATTTGGCCAGCAGATCCTCAATGGTGATCTTCCGCTTGGGGCCGGAGGGGATGTAGTTCTTGTTGAGAGGCTGGATTTCCAGCAGGTTCTCCTCAAGTTCGTCCACGAACCAGTAGGTTTTCTGGATGGTCTTGCGCGTGGTGGTGCCGGTGCCGACCTTCTGGATGGACTGGGTCGAAAAAATGCCTTTAATCCTCTCCCGCGCGCGGTCGGAGGATTTCAGGGAGTTGGATGCAGTATCCGGATTGTCAGATTCATTCATGCAAAGGACTCCGAACCATCAGTGCGATTCTGGACTCCCATCAGGCGAGCCTCTGGCACAACACGCCTTACACCACGTCCCTATCTACCCTGAACAGTTCACAGACGCAAGAGTCGCCTGAAAACGGCTCCCTACTCCCAGGTGCCCACCACGGACTCCACCAGCCCGGGATGCAGGTCCGGATGCGACCGCTGCGCCAGATACACGGCGCGCAGTTCGTCGTACGCAGTGTCCAGGTTGTCGTTGACCACTATGTGGTTGAACCAACCGGCCTGCGCCACTTCGTTTCTGGCGTCGGCCAGACGCCTGGCGATGGTCTCCGGCGAGTCGGAGCCGCGTCCGGTCAGGCGTCTTTCAAGCTCCTGGCGCGAGGGAGGCAGGATGAACACGGTGTTGCCGAAGCCAAGGTTTTCTTTCAGGGCCTTGGCTCCCTGCACGTCGATGTCGAAGAGCACGTCGCGCCCGGCGGCCAGCATGTCCAGCACGGCCTGCTTCTGCGTTCCGTAGTAGTTGCCGTACACCTCGGCCCACTCGGCGAAGTGGCCCTTCGCGATGCGCGCCTTGAACTCCTCCACGCTCAAGAACTCGTAGTCGACGCCCGGCCTGTCGCCGGGCCTGGGCGCGCGGGTGGTGCAGGAGATGGAGAACCCGGCCTGGGGGAATTCGGCCAGGAGCCTCTTGATGAGGGTACTCTTGCCCGCGCCCGAGGGGGCGGTGATCACCAGGGCGAGGCCCAGGCGCTTACTTGGTTTCATCGTCCTCGTCCTGGCTGAAGCGTTGCGAGATGGTCTCCGCCTGGATGGCGGAGAGGATCACGTGGCCCGAATCCGCCACGATGATGGAGCGGGTCTTGCGTCCCTGGGTGGCGTCCACCAACAGGCGGGACTCCTTGGCGTCCTCGCGCAGGCGGCGCATGGGCGAGGACGCAGGGTTCACGATGGCCACCACGCGCGAGTTCACCACGTAGTTGCCGAAGCCGATGTTGAGCAGTCCTGTCTTCTGCACGCTCTTCCCCTACTCGATGTTCTGAACCTGCTCGCGGCACTTTTCCAGTTCGCCCTTGAACTCCACCACGATGCGGCTGACCTCGATGGACTGGGCCTTGTTGCCGCAGGTGTTGATCTCGCGGAAGGCCTCCTGCATCAGGAAGTCCAGGCGCTTGCCCACGTCGCCCTTCTGGCCCAGCAGTTCCTTGATCTGGTCCAGGTGGAAGCCCAGGCGGGTGAGCTCCTCGGTGACGTCGAGCTTGTCGGTCATCACCGCCAGCTCCTGGAGGATGCGCTCTTCAGAGGGCTCCACGCCGAGCTTTTCCAGAACGGAGGTCAGGCGGGTGCGCAGGGCCTGGAACTTCTCTTCCTTCACCTTGGGGGCCAGCTTCTTGATCTCGCCGTGCCAGACCGCCAGCTTCTCCAGGCGGCGCAGGATGTCCTGGGCCAGGAGGCCGCCCTCGCGGTCCCT comes from the Fundidesulfovibrio putealis DSM 16056 genome and includes:
- the recJ gene encoding single-stranded-DNA-specific exonuclease RecJ, encoding MRKIWRSRAATPAPPVLQDWAASLSVSPRLAELLWNRGLSTPEAMDFFLCPGLRHLMPPGDIPGLTQAAEAVAAALTSGKRLTIWGDYDVDGVTSTALLSDFFARRGFSVGHYIPARLDEGYGLSIPGLEKLAESGTDMVLTVDCGVTAVAEAKRARELGLSLVITDHHLPGPELPDAVALANPKLADNEGRDLAGVGVAFFLAAALNRMLPGEHIDVRQFLDLAAMGTLADVVSLTGQNRIIVKNGLLLLADAARPGIFALKEASNYYPKAPLEATQVTFGLAPRINAAGRLNRAEEALALLLAPDLDTARPLAKALDELNVQRRAEEDAISGEALTQAQAQSGNPAMVLHAPHWHQGVIGIVASRVVDAHYRPTLIITADNGKLKGSGRSIPEVDLHAALSACQEHLLGFGGHHQAAGLSLAPENLDALRADFLKAVAEQLGTTSPSPTLRLDGELSFKDIHQELLKELTLLGPFGCGNPEPVFSSPPLDVKGRRVFGANHVILEVRDPDAAVTLRAKAWRMAEEIGADVTGRKLTLAFTPRLDTYNGLASIELRVKDWAAVEKKAAKAG
- the gmk gene encoding guanylate kinase, with translation MKPSKRLGLALVITAPSGAGKSTLIKRLLAEFPQAGFSISCTTRAPRPGDRPGVDYEFLSVEEFKARIAKGHFAEWAEVYGNYYGTQKQAVLDMLAAGRDVLFDIDVQGAKALKENLGFGNTVFILPPSRQELERRLTGRGSDSPETIARRLADARNEVAQAGWFNHIVVNDNLDTAYDELRAVYLAQRSHPDLHPGLVESVVGTWE
- a CDS encoding YicC/YloC family endoribonuclease — encoded protein: MPKSMTGFGRSITENSYASVVWEARSVNSRYLDLKWRLPLFLRASEPDLEKVVRRFADRGRLEVSCNFQPHRAEVLDISLNKPLAQAMLRSVADLATDMGHEFTPDYTRLMTISHLWQEGMKDAPPELMEALTSGLAQALEDLNVARDREGGLLAQDILRRLEKLAVWHGEIKKLAPKVKEEKFQALRTRLTSVLEKLGVEPSEERILQELAVMTDKLDVTEELTRLGFHLDQIKELLGQKGDVGKRLDFLMQEAFREINTCGNKAQSIEVSRIVVEFKGELEKCREQVQNIE
- a CDS encoding HDOD domain-containing protein encodes the protein MSQEHGQQFLLALPGLRHDLPYSPALLTTLYSQTGQTSSTPLEEIADTLSRDQGLTAKVLTMANSAFYGLQQEVTTVPRAIAVLGLNEVRSLVLAVGVKALTQHKNFPKEFGVSGYWQHQLSVAIIARHLAPLMGSVDADNLFTAGVLHDLGKLLTALHRSDDWRAIDALTREQRVSYSEAEEDYWGIEHGVLGSMVLGAWNLPEDITEPVNWHHAPMHSPNHRREALVLCVADAMAHVVAEPEAFVHCPWRDVLGKFHLSDSDMLEQVKALLLQHDPGLFAAGLAA
- a CDS encoding DUF370 domain-containing protein: MQKTGLLNIGFGNYVVNSRVVAIVNPASSPMRRLREDAKESRLLVDATQGRKTRSIIVADSGHVILSAIQAETISQRFSQDEDDETK
- a CDS encoding tetratricopeptide repeat protein; this translates as MNESDNPDTASNSLKSSDRARERIKGIFSTQSIQKVGTGTTTRKTIQKTYWFVDELEENLLEIQPLNKNYIPSGPKRKITIEDLLAKFAPEPEFYISTVYPKLQELSRTIQKGERHREKGEVFSAEMEFNQALKVDEENVKANFGLGLTYLDRGEAHKANDIFERLVRLDAAFQPEHKHLFNDFGISLRKNKMLDQSLDYYRKAESLTESDENLMYNIARAYFDKQEARECLEYLKKALALNPMLNEARRFVKYLVDQNQISIDLPGVRDLLPAESTPGSPGSA